TACTAACTAAATTGTTAATTGATTTGGTTAACATTGATGCTGTCACCGTGAATCTATCCTTCatcaattcaattgatttttcCAAGagttcattaaataataatttccTATGAGCTTTCATTACTCTCACAACAGCAGTGTTCAAGGTCTGTAGCCTTTCTCTATGCAATGATTCTTCAACTGAAGATGTTGAAGATGTGGGTTTGGGGTTAATTGCTGTTGCCGTCGCatttattatatgtatTTTGACACTACGCGATGGATGTGTAAAAGACTCATTAATAGAAAATTGATGATCTCCACTGATTGTCTTCGTTAAGGGAaacttcttcaatattctATTTCTTGGAGCTACAgctaatgaaattaaatgacGAGTTAATTCTTTCTCTGGAATCTTTGTGTAGTTGCTCATTTCATCAAATGTTAAAGAATCATTTTcttgaaataataaaaatattaatgcaGAATATAGAGGTAATGCAAGTTCATGATAACTTTTCTCAAATTGGTAGCCAATTACCATCATACTCAGATTGGCAGACCATTTCAATAATCTCTGATCATATTTCTTCTTATAgcatttttcaaaattatcttgcatttcttctaatttatcTGGGAGAGTTATCTTATTCTCCTCTAAAGTATTTCCATCAGTCAGTGAATTATCATGATTAAATGGCCAGGTGGTCATAGTTAATACATTGGGAGTGTATTctatatcaaataatttatcaccataattatttttataaactTTTAACATATCTTCAGAAGTTTGGATATCTCTTAACATGCCTTCAAATTTGGATGTAAAAAATGTACCCATTTGctctttgatttttttcacCATCCATTTTTCATGCTTAAGTGTTGAAGTTTTTTGTAGTAGTCtctttgataaatattgtttataCAAGGACtcaaataaatctttttcTGATAATAAAGGCAATAACTTAATACATTTATCTAAGTTCTTTTTAGATGAAGGCGTTCCATTCTCATCGCGAAGCGTCTTTGAGTAAGTATCTAGATATAACGAAATCATTTCTGTTTTCAAAGAAGATTCCAGTGCTAAATACTTTGAAAATACACTTCTAATTATAACACTAGCCTTGTTTACATTCGTTTGTTCGTTTTCTGATAGATCTATATCGTCAAAATCAATGTCatttaaaagtttttcAAATGCTTGATATATCTCTAAAATGCAAGAACACCATTTAAAAGCTATGGTACTTCTCTTTCTTATAGTCGTATCTACTGTACATGCTGATAGATCGTCATTAAGGCATAATTTAATTGCATTAATAACGTTTAATCTAAATTTAGTTTGCGATGATAAACTATAAAGCTCTTGCAATAATTTGgtatcattatcattagcACATTGGCGCACGAATGTTGGTAATCTATATGTAATTTTGTCCATAATTAAAACTTCATCCAACGATGATGTTATTTTTGTGCTAGTATCGCTATTCAAAAAGAGAGTATCCAAAGTAAACTCAATTTCCTTAAAAGCAGTTACTTTTTTCAGGTACTCCTtcaatgataaattattggaaAGATCAATGTTTTTGTAATACGATGCAGTTTCTTCTATTAAATATGTTTCGGAACGATTTAGGAAATAGTTACCTTTCCCATCTTCAATCAATTCCATCATTGATATTATGATCTTCCATATTTCAATACACTCAGCTTCATCGATAGTTGTGTCGCTTGGCATTTTTCCTACTTTCAAATCACGAACCTTGTTAATCGTTTTTAATAAGATTTTGTTAATCTCTAAAACCATTTTATTTAGGATTGTATTCTTGAATAAttccaaaaataaatcatataattctaatttcctgttttcttttgaatagACTTTGTCTAAATATATCATAAGATCTGAAATTATCTTGAACTTATAGCATAATTTTTCCCACATGTTAGCTACAGTTTTTAACATCTCTAAATCACTAAgtttcttttcattattcAGATGTTGAGCAAATAGATTGGTTTGAATtttatctaattttttaacaacGTATGTTTTTAcctccttatatattttctcaGATTGACCTCCTCTAACTTGGGTATAAATGGCATGATATAACTTCTCAAAAGAAAGTACCCCAACATCATcattaaagattttatcaattgcaTCTTGTAATAGAGTTAAGACTTCgtcaaaattcaaatcattAGATGTATTCTGAGGGATCCTAATCTTCGTTTTTCTTGGATGCATCATATTATAAAGCTATAACAGTCAATGTATCTATTCTCTTGTCAAGTTGGGGTCACAGTTagattttcaaatttaataaatttaaataatattattagataatgTAGAGTGACGGTTTCTAGAACCATTTAAGTTGACCTTTAAGTTTTTTAAACATCTAATACATGTATATACTTCTTCCTTTTTCAACCGCATTGCACTTAGTTTATTTTTGACAATGTAACATGATATcagaatattgaaatattgaaatattgaaatataaataaatgaaaataaaattgagGTTCTATTATAACTATTTGGGTAATACAAGTATCGAAAGGTTTATATAGATTAGTGTGCTTGAAGTTTGTTATTAAAACAGTTGTTTATTTGATCAACAAAGCTAAAttaagaagaagagaatATTATATCACTGTAAGCAATGTCATCTTCTGATATCTTCGATGTTCTAAACATTCAACAAAAGTCAAAGAGCCCTAACGTGCCAACTAGCTCCAATGTAGCCAAACCTAATccaattaataaatccCAAGTCACTACCATGCAAAGAGAACTTTTCAACCTTTTAGGTGATAATCAACCTTCAATTATGGTAGGATCTAAGAATAACAGATTTAAAGAGAAGCTAAATAAGAATGTTAAGGTTTCTCCATGGACTTTGGCTCCGTTTCAAGCTACATCtacattgaaattgaatcaTTGGGTTAAAGGATCAAAGGAATTGGTCGGTAAAGAACCACAGGAATCGGCCTTTgcaaaatataatcaaCATTTAACTATTCCAACTTTTACTGAAAAAGAGTACTTGAATTTTATGActattaaagaaaatcaTGATCAATCAatgattaataataatcaaaagGCAGATACTAATgtacaagaagaaaagactttgaattctaataatgaagattCCAGCAACAAGAATAGTggaaataaagaaaatgtgAATGAATCTTTGCCGacagaaaataaagaagacGTAGTGGAAAAGTTCATGGATGCAAATGAATCGGTTTCTGAAGTATTAGATGGATCTAAAAAGCCAACgaatacaaataaaaatgagaaCGGTGTTGAAAACTATAAAATGGCAGACAATAATGGAGTAAATCCAGAAGCTATTAATGATGAGGATATAAAGcaaaatgatgaagaaaatttagaatCCCATGTATCTGTTAATTTACCTGATAAACAACTAAATtctgaaaatgaaaactCTATAGAATCtctaaataataataaaaaggaaaaaacACAGAAGGAATGGAGTTTCAAGGAAGTAGAATACTTGTTCAATTTATGCAGGAAATTTGACTT
The Tetrapisispora phaffii CBS 4417 chromosome 11, complete genome DNA segment above includes these coding regions:
- the CUL3 gene encoding cullin CUL3 (similar to Saccharomyces cerevisiae CUL3 (YGR003W); ancestral locus Anc_4.138) produces the protein MMHPRKTKIRIPQNTSNDLNFDEVLTLLQDAIDKIFNDDVGVLSFEKLYHAIYTQVRGGQSEKIYKEVKTYVVKKLDKIQTNLFAQHLNNEKKLSDLEMLKTVANMWEKLCYKFKIISDLMIYLDKVYSKENRKLELYDLFLELFKNTILNKMVLEINKILLKTINKVRDLKVGKMPSDTTIDEAECIEIWKIIISMMELIEDGKGNYFLNRSETYLIEETASYYKNIDLSNNLSLKEYLKKVTAFKEIEFTLDTLFLNSDTSTKITSSLDEVLIMDKITYRLPTFVRQCANDNDTKLLQELYSLSSQTKFRLNVINAIKLCLNDDLSACTVDTTIRKRSTIAFKWCSCILEIYQAFEKLLNDIDFDDIDLSENEQTNVNKASVIIRSVFSKYLALESSLKTEMISLYLDTYSKTLRDENGTPSSKKNLDKCIKLLPLLSEKDLFESLYKQYLSKRLLQKTSTLKHEKWMVKKIKEQMGTFFTSKFEGMLRDIQTSEDMLKVYKNNYGDKLFDIEYTPNVLTMTTWPFNHDNSLTDGNTLEENKITLPDKLEEMQDNFEKCYKKKYDQRLLKWSANLSMMVIGYQFEKSYHELALPLYSALIFLLFQENDSLTFDEMSNYTKIPEKELTRHLISLAVAPRNRILKKFPLTKTISGDHQFSINESFTHPSRSVKIHIINATATAINPKPTSSTSSVEESLHRERLQTLNTAVVRVMKAHRKLLFNELLEKSIELMKDRFTVTASMLTKSINNLVSKEYLQRDPDSKDLIYYLP